Proteins from one Microbacterium proteolyticum genomic window:
- a CDS encoding cytochrome ubiquinol oxidase subunit I — MEWLDPLMLARWQFGLTTLYHFLFVPLTLGMSLVVAIFQTVWYRTGDVKWLHLTRFFGKIFLINFAMGVVTGIVQEFQFGMNWSAYSRFVGDVFGAPLAFEGLLAFFLEATFIGLWIFGWDKLPRGLHLASIWLASIGATLSAYFIIAANAFMQNPVGYQMSADGHRAELIDFGKLLTNPVALAAFPHTIFSGWMFAAMIVVSVSAWHLARGRNVEMMRAPLRFGLWATVVSFVLVAIAGDQLSLVMVATQPMKMAAAEATFNTVCGANASFSIFTLGTPDGTSELFSIRVPFLLSILSTHSLDGCVEGINDLNTMYSQQMFPQFADQVDGNFAPVLWVTYWAFRWMIALGGLATLISVVGLWVTRKNAKRPVAPWMWRVAIWAAPLPLLGSLVGWVFTEMGRQPWIVFGLMLTQDGVSPSVPGWSVLISLVAFTAIYATLAVVEFGLIKKYAQKGPDPLPDPNAPREPDTVENTPTTVY, encoded by the coding sequence GTGGAGTGGCTCGACCCCCTCATGCTGGCTCGGTGGCAGTTCGGACTGACCACCCTGTACCACTTCCTCTTCGTGCCCCTCACGCTCGGCATGTCGCTGGTCGTGGCGATCTTCCAGACCGTCTGGTACCGCACGGGCGACGTGAAGTGGCTGCACCTCACCCGCTTCTTCGGCAAGATCTTCCTGATCAACTTCGCCATGGGCGTCGTGACCGGCATCGTGCAGGAGTTCCAGTTCGGCATGAACTGGTCGGCCTACTCCCGCTTCGTCGGCGACGTCTTCGGCGCACCCCTCGCCTTCGAGGGACTGCTGGCCTTCTTCCTCGAAGCGACGTTCATCGGCCTGTGGATCTTCGGGTGGGACAAGCTCCCGCGGGGCCTCCACCTCGCGAGCATCTGGCTGGCCAGCATCGGCGCGACGCTGTCGGCGTACTTCATCATCGCCGCGAACGCGTTCATGCAGAACCCGGTCGGCTACCAGATGTCCGCCGACGGCCACCGTGCCGAGCTGATCGACTTCGGGAAGCTGCTGACCAACCCCGTGGCCCTCGCCGCCTTCCCGCACACGATCTTCTCCGGCTGGATGTTCGCGGCGATGATCGTCGTGTCCGTCTCCGCGTGGCACCTGGCCCGCGGTCGCAACGTCGAGATGATGCGCGCGCCGCTGCGATTCGGCCTGTGGGCGACGGTCGTGTCCTTCGTCCTCGTCGCGATCGCCGGCGACCAGCTGAGCCTGGTGATGGTGGCCACCCAGCCGATGAAGATGGCCGCGGCGGAAGCGACCTTCAACACCGTGTGCGGGGCGAACGCCTCGTTCTCGATCTTCACGCTCGGCACCCCCGACGGAACGAGCGAACTGTTCTCGATCCGCGTGCCGTTCCTCCTCAGCATCCTGTCGACGCATTCGCTCGACGGCTGCGTCGAGGGGATCAACGACCTCAACACCATGTACAGCCAGCAGATGTTCCCGCAGTTCGCCGACCAGGTCGACGGCAACTTCGCCCCCGTCCTGTGGGTGACGTACTGGGCCTTCCGCTGGATGATCGCGCTGGGCGGTCTCGCGACCCTCATCAGCGTCGTGGGCCTGTGGGTCACGCGCAAGAACGCCAAGCGCCCGGTCGCGCCGTGGATGTGGCGCGTGGCGATCTGGGCCGCTCCTCTGCCGCTGCTGGGCAGCCTGGTCGGCTGGGTCTTCACCGAGATGGGCCGCCAGCCCTGGATCGTGTTCGGCCTGATGCTCACGCAGGACGGGGTCTCCCCCAGTGTCCCCGGCTGGAGCGTGCTGATCTCGCTCGTCGCCTTCACCGCGATCTACGCCACGCTCGCCGTGGTGGAGTTCGGACTCATCAAGAAGTACGCGCAGAAGGGCCCGGATCCGCTACCCGACCCGAACGCGCCGCGCGAGCCCGACACCGTCGAGAACACCCCGACGACCGTCTACTAG
- the cydB gene encoding cytochrome d ubiquinol oxidase subunit II — translation MDLAYLWFWIVGFLFIGYFVLDGFDFGVGMSLPFLGKDDIARRQIINTIGPVWDLNETWVIVAGAALFASFPEWYATLFSGFYLPLLLILLALIARGVSFEYRHQRDSLKWKRGFDRMIVIGSAVPAFLWGVAFANIVQGVPLDADHEYVGTLFTLLNPYGILGGLVTLLLFFTHGVYFVALKTDGQVREDARALAKKSGLATIVAAALFLVWTIIQAANNQAPLLLGVVALSGIAALALIGSWVANLRDREGTAFTLGAITIVTAVGALFFALFPNVMPSTLEPGSGLTIENASSTDYTLTIMSWAALVFLPLVLAYQGWTYWVFRKRVTRARIEKAALVAH, via the coding sequence ATGGACCTCGCATACCTCTGGTTCTGGATCGTCGGATTCCTCTTCATCGGCTACTTCGTCCTCGACGGGTTCGACTTCGGCGTCGGCATGTCGCTCCCCTTCCTCGGAAAGGACGACATCGCCCGCCGGCAGATCATCAACACCATCGGCCCCGTGTGGGACCTCAACGAGACGTGGGTGATCGTCGCCGGGGCGGCGCTGTTCGCCTCGTTCCCGGAGTGGTACGCCACGCTGTTCAGCGGGTTCTACCTCCCGCTGCTGCTGATCCTGCTGGCGCTCATCGCCCGCGGCGTCTCGTTCGAGTACCGCCACCAGCGCGATTCGCTGAAGTGGAAGCGCGGCTTCGACCGGATGATCGTCATCGGCTCCGCCGTGCCGGCGTTCCTGTGGGGCGTCGCCTTCGCGAACATCGTGCAGGGCGTGCCCCTGGATGCCGACCACGAATACGTCGGGACCCTCTTCACGCTGCTCAACCCCTACGGCATCCTCGGGGGCCTGGTGACCCTGCTGCTGTTCTTCACGCACGGCGTCTACTTCGTCGCCCTGAAGACCGACGGTCAGGTGCGGGAGGACGCCCGCGCCCTGGCGAAGAAGTCGGGCCTGGCCACGATCGTCGCGGCCGCCCTGTTCCTGGTCTGGACGATCATCCAGGCGGCGAACAATCAGGCACCGCTCCTCCTTGGCGTCGTGGCCCTCTCCGGGATCGCCGCGCTCGCGCTCATCGGGTCGTGGGTGGCGAACCTGCGCGACCGCGAGGGCACGGCCTTCACTCTCGGTGCGATCACGATCGTCACCGCGGTCGGCGCCCTGTTCTTCGCGCTCTTCCCGAACGTCATGCCCTCGACCCTCGAACCGGGTTCGGGTCTGACGATCGAGAACGCCTCCAGCACCGACTACACGCTCACGATCATGAGCTGGGCGGCGCTCGTCTTCCTCCCGCTCGTCCTGGCGTACCAGGGGTGGACCTACTGGGTGTTCCGCAAGCGCGTCACCCGCGCCCGCATCGAGAAGGCAGCCCTGGTGGCGCATTGA
- the cydD gene encoding thiol reductant ABC exporter subunit CydD produces MTDTTRVRPVDPRLVRYASASRSFFAVSAAVVLAQTGVVVGFAWALTSALVGAIDGRPIGELTGFVAAAAALVAVRGLLIAASERVSARGAAAASLQLRERLVAAVTTLGPGWLGRRNAASLSVTAGHGLEALDAYFGRYLPQLVATAITTPILIGAIALADPLSGLTVVLTIPLIPLFMVLIGLATRAVQKKQYGTLGRLAARFADTVEGLGTLKAFGREHRAADTIEKVTRDYKRETMTVLRVSFLSGFALEFLASISVAIIAVTIGFRLLSGDLSLLVGLFVLLLAPEAYLPLRQVGVQFHAASEGVAATEEIFDALDAARLAPTTEAPAPAAGTVLELRDVRVDRGAHRMPTVSLSVGPGEVVLVTGPSGVGKSSIVAALLGYAEHSGEIRLDGRPVAHARAAVAWAGQRPGLVSGTVAENVALGADVDRDTIATALADAGAADLDPATPLGAGGAGLSGGQAQRVAVARALCRSRTAGARILVLDEPSSALDADTEAHVWRTLRREADAGAGVLLVSHRPSAREIADRVIDLGVRA; encoded by the coding sequence TTGACCGACACGACACGGGTGCGCCCCGTCGACCCCCGACTGGTGCGGTACGCCTCCGCCTCACGCAGCTTCTTCGCGGTGAGCGCGGCGGTCGTCCTCGCCCAGACGGGGGTCGTCGTCGGGTTCGCCTGGGCTCTCACCTCCGCGCTCGTCGGCGCGATCGACGGGCGGCCGATCGGCGAGCTGACGGGCTTCGTGGCGGCCGCGGCGGCGCTGGTCGCCGTTCGGGGCCTCCTCATCGCGGCATCCGAACGCGTGTCCGCCCGGGGAGCGGCGGCCGCGTCCCTGCAACTGCGCGAGCGCCTGGTGGCCGCTGTCACGACCCTGGGTCCGGGGTGGCTCGGTCGCCGCAACGCCGCGTCGCTGTCGGTCACGGCCGGACACGGCCTGGAGGCCCTCGACGCCTACTTCGGCCGCTACCTCCCGCAGCTCGTGGCCACCGCGATCACGACCCCCATCCTCATCGGCGCGATCGCCCTCGCCGACCCCCTGTCCGGCCTCACCGTCGTGCTGACGATCCCCCTGATCCCCCTGTTCATGGTGTTGATCGGCCTCGCGACCCGCGCCGTGCAGAAGAAGCAGTACGGCACCCTCGGCCGACTCGCGGCCCGGTTCGCCGACACCGTGGAGGGTCTCGGGACGCTCAAGGCCTTCGGCCGCGAACACCGCGCCGCGGACACGATCGAGAAGGTCACGCGCGACTACAAGCGCGAGACGATGACGGTGCTGCGCGTGTCGTTCCTCTCCGGCTTCGCGCTGGAGTTCCTGGCATCCATCTCGGTCGCCATCATCGCCGTGACGATCGGCTTCCGCCTCCTCTCGGGCGACCTGAGCCTGCTGGTCGGGCTGTTCGTCCTGCTGCTCGCGCCGGAGGCGTACCTGCCGCTGCGCCAAGTGGGCGTGCAGTTCCACGCCGCGTCCGAAGGGGTCGCCGCGACGGAGGAGATCTTCGACGCCCTGGATGCCGCCCGCCTCGCGCCCACGACCGAGGCCCCCGCCCCCGCGGCAGGGACGGTGCTCGAACTGCGCGACGTCCGCGTGGACCGCGGAGCGCACCGGATGCCGACGGTCTCCCTGTCCGTGGGACCGGGCGAGGTCGTCCTGGTCACGGGCCCGAGCGGAGTGGGCAAGTCGAGTATCGTCGCCGCGCTCCTCGGCTACGCCGAGCACTCCGGCGAGATCCGCCTGGACGGACGCCCCGTGGCCCACGCCCGCGCCGCCGTCGCGTGGGCGGGCCAGCGACCCGGACTGGTGTCGGGCACCGTCGCCGAGAACGTCGCCCTCGGCGCCGACGTCGATCGCGACACCATCGCGACGGCGCTCGCCGACGCCGGCGCCGCCGACCTCGACCCGGCGACCCCGCTGGGTGCGGGCGGCGCGGGGCTGTCAGGAGGGCAGGCGCAGCGCGTCGCCGTCGCCCGCGCCCTCTGCCGCTCGCGCACCGCCGGGGCACGGATCCTCGTCCTCGACGAACCCTCGAGCGCCCTGGATGCCGACACCGAAGCGCACGTGTGGCGCACACTCCGCCGCGAGGCCGACGCCGGCGCCGGAGTGCTGCTGGTGTCGCACCGCCCGTCGGCGCGGGAGATCGCCGACCGCGTGATCGACCTGGGGGTGCGCGCGTGA
- the cydC gene encoding thiol reductant ABC exporter subunit CydC — protein MNGRVRGILASAMPSRRRFAPAVLSGFGTAGSAVALLATSAWLIARAAEQPLVMYLSVAVVGVRAFALSRGVFRYLERLAGHDAALERLADVRADLVRELVPLAPDGLGRARRGGLLSSVVDDVEELQNLPLRVVLPLSVAALTSLAAVVFTAFVSWPAALVLLACLAAAFAVSVAAGWAAGARAERAIAPLRADVADAVHDLLTNLDVLTAYGALDTARARVRAADRALRRAVVRRGAAQGLTSGTVSVLAGLASLFALAVAAPAVAGGTLSGPGLAVVVLLPMAVFEVFGPVPLALASWRQVRAAAERIADAVPSEIPEGLPRDEPAATGTAPALGEGIELRDVRAHWPARSDAGLDDTGRIADVDLRVGAGERVLVTGPSGAGKTTLAHVLARFLDYDGSFTIGGVEARDLAGDDLRRTIGLVEQSPYLFDESVRQNLLFARDDAGDAELTAALARVGLDAWVAERGGLDATVGDRGGLVSGGQAQRLALARALLRGFPVLVLDEPTAGVDPAASDALLRDLLGAVDRGRAVVLVSHVDVPEELVDRTVRLEDGRVVTGLS, from the coding sequence GTGAACGGGCGGGTGCGCGGCATCCTGGCCTCCGCGATGCCGTCGCGGCGGCGATTCGCCCCGGCGGTGCTGTCGGGCTTCGGGACGGCCGGGAGCGCGGTGGCGCTCCTCGCCACGAGCGCGTGGCTGATCGCCCGGGCGGCCGAGCAGCCGCTGGTCATGTACCTCTCCGTCGCGGTCGTCGGTGTCCGGGCGTTCGCCCTCTCCCGCGGCGTCTTCCGGTACCTCGAACGCCTCGCCGGGCACGACGCGGCCCTCGAACGCCTCGCCGACGTCCGCGCCGACCTCGTGCGCGAGCTCGTGCCGCTGGCCCCCGACGGCCTCGGCCGCGCGCGCCGTGGCGGGCTGCTGTCGAGCGTGGTCGACGACGTCGAGGAGCTGCAGAACCTGCCCCTGCGGGTCGTGCTGCCCCTCTCGGTCGCGGCGCTGACCTCGCTCGCGGCGGTCGTGTTCACGGCCTTCGTGTCGTGGCCCGCGGCACTGGTCCTCCTGGCCTGCCTGGCGGCGGCGTTCGCGGTGTCGGTGGCCGCGGGGTGGGCGGCCGGGGCGCGCGCCGAGCGGGCGATCGCTCCGCTCCGAGCCGACGTCGCCGACGCCGTCCACGACCTCCTCACGAACCTCGACGTCCTGACCGCCTACGGCGCCCTCGACACCGCACGCGCGCGGGTGCGGGCGGCCGACCGGGCGCTGCGCCGCGCGGTCGTGCGACGCGGAGCCGCCCAGGGACTCACCTCCGGCACCGTGTCGGTGCTCGCCGGACTCGCGTCGCTGTTCGCGCTCGCCGTCGCCGCGCCCGCCGTCGCGGGCGGCACCCTCTCCGGCCCCGGACTCGCGGTCGTCGTGCTGCTCCCGATGGCGGTGTTCGAGGTGTTCGGGCCCGTGCCGCTGGCGCTAGCGTCGTGGCGGCAGGTGCGCGCCGCGGCCGAGCGGATCGCCGACGCCGTCCCGTCCGAGATCCCCGAGGGTCTCCCCCGTGACGAGCCCGCCGCCACGGGAACTGCCCCCGCCCTCGGTGAGGGCATCGAGCTGCGGGACGTGCGCGCGCACTGGCCGGCCCGGTCCGACGCCGGACTCGACGACACCGGACGCATCGCCGATGTCGACCTCCGCGTCGGTGCGGGCGAGCGCGTCCTCGTCACGGGTCCGAGCGGGGCCGGGAAGACCACGCTCGCCCACGTCCTCGCGAGGTTCCTCGACTACGACGGCTCGTTCACGATCGGCGGCGTCGAAGCCCGGGACCTCGCCGGCGACGACCTCCGCCGCACGATCGGCCTCGTCGAACAGTCGCCGTACCTCTTCGACGAGTCGGTGCGTCAGAACCTGCTGTTCGCGCGCGACGACGCCGGCGACGCCGAACTGACCGCGGCGCTCGCCCGCGTCGGACTCGACGCGTGGGTCGCCGAACGCGGCGGACTGGATGCGACGGTCGGCGACCGGGGCGGCCTCGTCTCGGGGGGACAGGCCCAGCGCCTCGCGCTCGCGCGGGCCCTGCTGCGCGGGTTCCCCGTGCTCGTGCTCGACGAGCCCACCGCGGGCGTCGACCCGGCGGCATCCGACGCGCTCCTGCGCGACCTGCTCGGCGCGGTCGACCGCGGGCGCGCCGTCGTGCTCGTCTCGCACGTCGACGTGCCCGAGGAACTGGTCGACCGCACCGTACGGCTGGAGGACGGGCGGGTCGTGACCGGACTCAGCTGA
- a CDS encoding DUF2690 domain-containing protein translates to MDESTETTASTESGEDDPIRDFAGELRRLRLDAGSPTLVNLQHRTGISRSVLSDAFAGRTLPTERTVSALVSALDEDPEALLRRRRALARAARESDAATTPSGETPAARTVTRRNAALLSVAAFTVGVLGTLGGVAVVSAVTAPRIGEPQITVANGVDPATTPCIDDAAVATSDTRAGDSLLEIIWSDKCQAGWGRLTRYDAQGAGNTVTIAIYPLTAPTGPLRMEATEHDVQGAYTPLIVRPTPDTLLCAEGDYTLNGRTVDLGGPLCI, encoded by the coding sequence GTGGACGAGAGCACGGAAACGACGGCATCCACGGAATCCGGCGAGGATGATCCGATCCGCGACTTCGCGGGAGAGCTGCGCCGACTGCGTCTGGATGCGGGAAGCCCCACCCTGGTGAATCTGCAGCATCGGACCGGAATCTCGCGCAGCGTCCTGTCGGATGCGTTCGCCGGCCGCACTCTGCCGACGGAACGCACGGTGTCGGCGCTCGTGAGCGCGCTCGACGAGGATCCGGAGGCCCTCCTCCGGCGTCGACGGGCGCTCGCCCGCGCGGCCCGCGAGAGCGATGCCGCGACGACACCCTCCGGCGAGACTCCGGCCGCGCGGACCGTCACCCGCCGCAACGCCGCGCTCCTCTCGGTCGCCGCGTTCACGGTCGGTGTCCTCGGCACCCTCGGGGGCGTCGCCGTGGTCTCCGCCGTCACCGCACCGCGGATCGGCGAGCCGCAGATCACGGTGGCGAACGGCGTGGACCCCGCTACGACGCCCTGCATCGACGACGCGGCCGTCGCGACCTCGGACACACGAGCGGGCGACTCCCTGCTCGAGATCATCTGGTCCGACAAATGCCAGGCCGGATGGGGGCGTCTCACTCGCTACGACGCGCAGGGCGCGGGGAATACCGTGACGATCGCGATCTACCCTCTGACAGCTCCCACGGGACCCCTGCGGATGGAAGCCACCGAACACGACGTCCAGGGTGCCTACACTCCGCTGATCGTCCGTCCGACGCCGGACACCTTGCTGTGCGCGGAGGGCGATTACACGCTGAACGGACGCACCGTCGATCTGGGCGGTCCGTTGTGCATCTGA
- a CDS encoding sulfate/molybdate ABC transporter ATP-binding protein has protein sequence MSAALSAHVVVQRRAFRVDVAFDVAPGETLAIMGRSGAGKSTVLEALAGLQRLDGGEIALDGRVIDRFAPPRVRTDPMRRGIVLLGQDARLFPHLSVRENVAFGPRAAGVAVADARADADAWLARVGLPGVGDRRPAELSGGEQQRVAVARALAARPRAVLLDEPLVALDAVTAAEIRTMLRDALDGVTAVAVTHDAVDAAILADRLLIVEAGRATQLGPVREVLSAPASEVAARIAGLERVDGTASAGSWVLGDLRLASTDVRSRALAAEAGRAIAAVFRAADVRVGESAVNAWRARVVRLEPTPTGVRLLADVGAAEIDAVTAADLAAGDVVTLSIPPDRVRFVAAS, from the coding sequence ATGAGCGCCGCGCTGTCCGCGCACGTCGTGGTGCAGCGGCGGGCGTTCCGCGTGGACGTCGCGTTCGACGTCGCCCCGGGAGAGACGCTGGCCATCATGGGGCGCAGCGGCGCGGGGAAGTCCACGGTGCTCGAGGCGCTCGCGGGGCTCCAGCGGCTCGACGGCGGCGAGATCGCGCTCGACGGACGCGTGATCGACCGTTTCGCGCCCCCGCGGGTGCGCACCGACCCGATGCGGCGCGGCATCGTGCTGCTCGGGCAGGATGCGCGGCTCTTCCCGCACCTCTCGGTGCGCGAGAACGTCGCCTTCGGTCCCCGCGCGGCCGGCGTCGCGGTCGCCGATGCCCGCGCGGACGCCGACGCGTGGCTCGCCCGTGTCGGGCTCCCGGGGGTCGGGGACCGTCGGCCGGCCGAGCTCTCCGGCGGCGAGCAGCAGCGGGTGGCGGTGGCCCGCGCCCTCGCCGCGCGACCGCGGGCCGTGCTCCTGGACGAACCGCTCGTCGCGCTGGATGCCGTGACCGCCGCCGAGATCCGCACGATGCTGCGGGACGCCCTCGACGGAGTCACCGCCGTCGCCGTCACCCACGACGCCGTCGACGCCGCGATCCTCGCCGACCGGCTGCTCATCGTCGAGGCGGGACGGGCGACCCAGCTCGGACCGGTGCGCGAGGTGCTCTCGGCACCGGCGTCGGAGGTCGCGGCACGCATCGCCGGCCTCGAGCGCGTCGACGGCACAGCCTCCGCCGGAAGCTGGGTGCTCGGCGACCTCCGGCTCGCGTCGACGGATGTTAGATCCCGCGCGCTCGCGGCGGAGGCCGGGCGCGCGATCGCCGCCGTGTTCCGGGCGGCGGACGTACGCGTGGGGGAGTCCGCGGTCAACGCGTGGCGCGCACGGGTGGTGCGACTGGAGCCGACTCCGACCGGTGTGCGGCTCCTCGCCGATGTCGGTGCCGCGGAGATCGACGCGGTGACGGCGGCCGACCTGGCGGCGGGAGACGTCGTGACCCTGTCGATTCCGCCGGATCGCGTGCGGTTCGTCGCGGCATCCTGA
- the modB gene encoding molybdate ABC transporter permease subunit has product MKGAGYVPRWLIVPAVIGLLFLLVPLTALVARVEWSTLIADVTSPTALQALGLSLGTGAVATLVCAAVGIPLALLIARSSPRTAALLRALVTVPLVLPPMVGGVALLYLFGRNGWFGALGLPFTTTAVVLAQVFVALPFLVLAVEGALRSTGVEIERTAASLGASRVTILRRVTLPLAAPGIVAGIVLCFARAIGEFGATALFAGNRPGVTQTMPLAIYTAFNGGGVGQGTAVALALLLLVTAIAVLLLVRGWRPPVGAS; this is encoded by the coding sequence GTGAAAGGGGCAGGCTACGTTCCCCGCTGGCTGATCGTGCCGGCGGTCATCGGGCTGCTCTTCCTCCTCGTCCCGCTCACCGCGCTCGTCGCGCGGGTGGAATGGTCCACGCTGATCGCCGACGTCACCTCACCGACGGCGCTGCAGGCCCTCGGCCTGTCCCTGGGCACCGGGGCGGTGGCGACGCTCGTGTGCGCCGCTGTCGGCATCCCGCTCGCCCTCCTCATCGCGCGGAGCTCCCCCCGGACCGCGGCCCTCCTCCGGGCGCTCGTGACGGTTCCGCTCGTGCTCCCGCCGATGGTCGGCGGCGTCGCGCTCCTCTACCTCTTCGGCCGCAACGGCTGGTTCGGCGCGCTGGGCCTGCCGTTCACCACGACCGCGGTCGTGCTCGCGCAGGTGTTCGTGGCGCTGCCGTTCCTCGTGCTCGCCGTGGAGGGGGCGCTGCGCAGCACGGGCGTCGAGATCGAGCGGACCGCGGCCTCGCTCGGTGCCTCGCGGGTGACGATCCTGCGGCGGGTGACCCTGCCTCTGGCCGCACCGGGCATCGTCGCCGGCATCGTGCTGTGCTTCGCCCGCGCGATCGGCGAGTTCGGCGCCACCGCCCTGTTCGCCGGCAACCGGCCGGGCGTCACGCAGACCATGCCCCTCGCGATCTACACCGCGTTCAACGGTGGCGGCGTCGGCCAGGGCACCGCGGTCGCGCTCGCGCTCCTGCTGCTGGTGACGGCGATCGCGGTGCTGCTGCTCGTCCGCGGCTGGCGGCCTCCCGTGGGGGCGTCATGA
- the modA gene encoding molybdate ABC transporter substrate-binding protein: protein MRRPLRLAALLAAGALLAGCAAPAASSAPSASADGLSGTVEVYAAASLQRSFDQIAQAFETRHPGVTVTAVYDGSSTLATQIGEGAPADVFASADEKNMAKVADRAPEPQIFAGNTLVVAVPTGNPGKVQSLADLARVTTVLCAAEVPCGAASQTLLSNAGVAVTPASAEQNVTAVLTKVAAGEADAGLVYATDVVGRTDVASIVPEGADAVVNRYPIAALADAPNPAAAAAFVDFVLSADGQKILADAGFRAP, encoded by the coding sequence ATGCGACGCCCCCTCCGCCTCGCCGCGCTCCTCGCCGCCGGCGCCCTGCTCGCCGGCTGCGCCGCTCCGGCCGCCTCGTCCGCTCCCTCGGCATCCGCCGACGGACTCTCCGGCACCGTCGAGGTGTACGCGGCGGCGTCGCTGCAGCGGTCGTTCGACCAGATCGCCCAGGCGTTCGAGACCCGGCACCCCGGCGTCACGGTGACCGCGGTGTACGACGGCTCCAGCACGCTGGCCACCCAGATCGGCGAGGGAGCGCCCGCCGACGTCTTCGCCTCGGCCGACGAGAAGAACATGGCGAAGGTCGCCGACCGGGCCCCCGAGCCGCAGATCTTCGCGGGCAACACCCTGGTCGTCGCGGTGCCCACCGGCAACCCCGGGAAGGTGCAGAGCCTCGCCGACCTCGCGCGCGTGACCACGGTGCTGTGCGCGGCGGAGGTGCCGTGCGGCGCCGCATCGCAGACGTTGCTGTCGAACGCCGGTGTCGCCGTGACCCCGGCCAGCGCCGAGCAGAACGTCACCGCCGTGCTCACCAAGGTCGCCGCCGGCGAGGCGGACGCGGGCCTGGTGTACGCCACCGACGTGGTGGGCCGCACCGACGTCGCGTCGATCGTGCCGGAGGGGGCGGATGCCGTGGTCAACCGCTACCCGATCGCCGCGCTGGCCGATGCTCCGAACCCCGCCGCGGCCGCCGCGTTCGTCGACTTCGTGCTGTCGGCGGACGGGCAGAAGATCCTCGCCGACGCGGGGTTCCGGGCTCCGTGA
- a CDS encoding TOBE domain-containing protein → MPNTFRIAPAARLLGVSDDTVRRWIDQGLLPTTGATPTEIPGEALAARAVALADEPDDPTGVSSSARNRFVGIVTRVRVDGVMAQVDLQCGPHRVVSLMSAEAAEELALEPGALAVASVKATVVTVETPRA, encoded by the coding sequence ATGCCGAACACCTTCCGCATCGCGCCCGCCGCGCGGCTGCTCGGAGTGAGCGACGACACCGTGCGCCGCTGGATCGACCAGGGGCTCCTCCCCACCACCGGCGCCACGCCCACGGAGATCCCCGGCGAAGCTCTCGCCGCCCGCGCCGTCGCCCTCGCCGACGAGCCCGACGACCCCACCGGGGTGTCCTCGAGCGCCCGCAACCGCTTCGTCGGCATCGTCACACGGGTGCGCGTCGACGGGGTGATGGCGCAGGTCGATCTGCAGTGCGGTCCGCACCGCGTGGTCTCGCTCATGTCGGCCGAAGCCGCGGAGGAGCTCGCTCTCGAGCCCGGCGCTCTGGCGGTCGCCTCGGTGAAGGCGACGGTCGTGACGGTGGAGACCCCCCGCGCCTGA
- the moaA gene encoding GTP 3',8-cyclase MoaA, with translation MDAVRETGAPREGGLLDRFGRVARDLRVSVIDKCNLRCTYCMPAEGLPWMPQQQLMTGEEIARIVRVAVRALGAEELRLTGGEPLVRKDLEDVIARIRFDHPDLPIAMTTNAVGLDRRARALKDAGLTRLNASLDTLHPETFAELTRRPHLDKVLAGLEAAQAVGLGPIKINAVLLRGINDTEIVPLVDWAVTHGYEMRFIEDMPLDGDRSWTETQVVPAREIRAALEDVFDLEGDPRGRGAAPAERWEVRRRGDRTLAGHVGIISSVTEPFCAACTRTRVTADGRVRSCLFSHEETDLLTALRDGASDADLAQIWRDAMWRKPRAHGSDRVGLARADFVQPERTMSAIGG, from the coding sequence ATGGATGCCGTGCGCGAGACCGGAGCCCCCCGCGAGGGGGGCCTGCTGGACCGGTTCGGCCGCGTCGCCCGCGACCTGCGCGTGTCGGTGATCGACAAGTGCAACCTGCGCTGCACGTACTGCATGCCCGCCGAGGGTCTGCCGTGGATGCCGCAGCAGCAGCTGATGACCGGCGAGGAGATCGCTCGCATCGTCCGCGTCGCCGTCCGCGCCCTCGGGGCCGAGGAGCTGCGCCTGACGGGCGGCGAACCGCTCGTGCGCAAAGACCTCGAGGACGTCATCGCCCGCATCCGCTTCGATCACCCCGATCTGCCGATCGCGATGACGACGAACGCCGTGGGGCTCGACCGCCGTGCGCGGGCGCTCAAGGACGCCGGACTCACGCGCCTGAACGCCTCGCTCGACACGCTGCACCCCGAGACCTTCGCCGAGCTCACCCGCCGCCCGCACCTCGACAAGGTGCTCGCGGGGCTCGAGGCAGCCCAGGCCGTGGGCCTCGGGCCCATCAAGATCAATGCGGTGCTGCTGCGCGGGATCAACGACACCGAGATCGTGCCGCTGGTGGACTGGGCGGTCACCCACGGCTACGAGATGCGCTTCATCGAGGACATGCCGCTCGACGGCGACCGGTCGTGGACCGAGACGCAGGTCGTGCCGGCCCGCGAGATCCGCGCCGCCCTCGAGGACGTGTTCGACCTCGAGGGCGACCCCCGCGGTCGGGGTGCCGCGCCGGCCGAACGCTGGGAGGTGCGACGCCGCGGAGACCGCACCCTGGCCGGGCACGTCGGCATCATCTCCTCGGTCACCGAACCGTTCTGCGCCGCGTGCACCCGCACGCGCGTCACCGCCGACGGCCGCGTCCGCTCGTGCCTCTTCTCGCACGAAGAGACCGACCTTCTCACGGCGCTGCGCGACGGCGCGAGCGACGCCGACCTCGCACAGATCTGGCGGGATGCCATGTGGCGCAAGCCCCGCGCCCACGGTTCCGACCGCGTCGGCCTGGCGCGTGCCGACTTCGTCCAGCCGGAGCGCACGATGAGCGCGATCGGCGGATGA